The Paraphotobacterium marinum genome contains a region encoding:
- the pyrH gene encoding UMP kinase, whose product MSQNLKSKYKRILLKLSGEALQGEENFGIDAKVLDRIAEEIHHLINLGIEVGLVIGGGNLFRGAGLAAAGMNRVVGDHMGMLATVMNGLAMRDALHRSGLKAKLMSSIPLNGVCIDYNWAEAIRQLSKGQVVIFSGGTGNPFFTTDTTACLRGIEIEADLVLKATKVNGVYSDDPVINKDATLYRKLSYDEVLSKELKIMDLAAFTLARDHNMPIKVFNMNLPGVLTKIVNGSDDGTLITN is encoded by the coding sequence ATGTCTCAAAATCTAAAAAGTAAGTACAAGCGTATTTTGCTAAAATTAAGTGGGGAAGCACTTCAAGGAGAAGAAAATTTTGGCATTGATGCTAAAGTTTTAGATAGAATTGCTGAAGAAATTCATCATCTAATAAATTTAGGAATTGAAGTTGGTTTAGTTATTGGTGGCGGAAATTTATTTAGAGGCGCTGGATTAGCTGCAGCAGGAATGAATCGAGTTGTTGGTGATCATATGGGTATGTTAGCGACGGTCATGAATGGGTTAGCCATGAGAGATGCCTTGCATCGTTCAGGATTAAAAGCTAAATTAATGTCATCAATCCCACTTAATGGAGTCTGTATTGATTATAACTGGGCAGAAGCAATAAGACAGCTTAGTAAAGGTCAAGTTGTAATTTTTTCCGGTGGTACTGGTAATCCTTTTTTTACAACAGATACAACTGCTTGTCTTAGAGGGATTGAAATTGAAGCAGATTTGGTTTTGAAAGCCACTAAAGTTAATGGCGTTTATTCGGATGATCCTGTTATAAATAAAGATGCTACTTTGTATAGAAAGCTTTCATATGATGAAGTTTTATCTAAAGAGTTGAAAATAATGGACTTAGCAGCATTTACTCTGGCTAGAGATCATAATATGCCAATCAAAGTATTTAATATGAATTTACCTGGAGTATTAACAAAAATTGTTAATGGTTCAGATGATGGTACATTAATAACAAATTAA
- the tsf gene encoding translation elongation factor Ts — MATVTASLVKELRERTGAGMMECKKALVEANADIELAIENMRKSGAAKAAKKAGRVAAEGVILVKEHNDKAAILEVNCETDFVAKDESFLKFANDVADVAVLEELEIDELKNQFEGARSALVAKIGENVSIRRVSYIKGSKIGSYKHGSRIGVVVSGNADEETIKHVAMHIAASKPEFVNPSDVPGDVVEKEKAIQIEIAMQSGKPAEIAEKMVVGRMKKFTGEISLTGQPFVMDPSKSVEQYLKERTATVNNFIRFEVGEGIEKEEVDFAAEVAAVQKG; from the coding sequence ATGGCTACTGTTACTGCTAGTTTAGTAAAAGAGTTGAGAGAAAGAACTGGTGCTGGAATGATGGAATGTAAAAAAGCACTCGTGGAAGCTAATGCTGATATAGAATTAGCTATTGAAAATATGAGAAAAAGTGGTGCAGCTAAGGCAGCGAAAAAAGCAGGAAGAGTTGCCGCAGAAGGTGTTATTTTAGTAAAAGAACACAACGATAAAGCAGCTATACTAGAAGTGAATTGTGAAACAGATTTTGTAGCAAAAGACGAAAGTTTTCTTAAATTTGCAAATGATGTTGCTGACGTAGCAGTTCTAGAAGAGTTGGAAATTGATGAGTTGAAAAATCAGTTCGAAGGCGCTCGTTCAGCTTTGGTTGCAAAAATTGGTGAAAACGTAAGTATTAGACGTGTTTCATACATCAAAGGTTCAAAGATTGGAAGTTACAAGCACGGTTCTAGAATTGGTGTAGTTGTTAGCGGTAATGCAGATGAAGAAACAATAAAGCATGTAGCTATGCATATTGCTGCATCTAAACCTGAATTTGTAAATCCTTCAGATGTTCCAGGCGATGTTGTTGAAAAAGAAAAAGCTATTCAAATTGAAATAGCAATGCAATCAGGCAAACCAGCTGAAATTGCAGAAAAAATGGTTGTGGGTCGAATGAAGAAGTTTACAGGTGAAATCTCTTTGACTGGGCAACCATTTGTAATGGATCCAAGCAAATCAGTTGAGCAGTATTTGAAAGAACGTACAGCGACTGTAAATAACTTTATTCGTTTCGAGGTTGGTGAAGGAATTGAAAAAGAAGAAGTTGACTTTGCCGCTGAAGTTGCCGCAGTTCAAAAAGGCTAA
- the rpsB gene encoding 30S ribosomal protein S2, which produces MTTVSMRDMLKAGVHFGHQTRYWNPKMKPFIFGARNKVHIINLEHTVPMFNDALAEIKKIADRKGKVLFVGTKRAASNAIKEAAESCDQFYVNHRWLGGMLTNWKTVRQSIKRLKELESQSQDGTFDKLTKKEVLMLTREMEKLEKSLGGIKNMAGLPDAMFVVDADHEHIAIKEANNLGIPVFAVVDTNSNPDGVDFVIPGNDDAIRAVQLYTSSVAKTVNDAKNEDIVVQAEQDGFVEAE; this is translated from the coding sequence ATGACAACTGTATCTATGAGAGATATGCTAAAAGCCGGTGTACATTTTGGTCACCAAACACGTTACTGGAATCCTAAAATGAAACCTTTCATTTTTGGAGCTAGGAATAAAGTACATATCATTAATCTTGAGCACACAGTGCCAATGTTTAATGACGCTCTTGCAGAAATTAAAAAAATTGCTGATAGAAAAGGTAAAGTTCTTTTTGTGGGTACAAAAAGAGCTGCAAGTAATGCTATCAAAGAAGCTGCTGAAAGCTGTGATCAATTCTATGTAAACCATAGATGGTTAGGTGGTATGTTAACTAACTGGAAAACGGTTAGACAATCCATTAAAAGACTGAAAGAGTTAGAGTCACAATCACAAGATGGTACTTTCGATAAGCTTACAAAGAAAGAAGTTTTAATGTTAACTCGTGAGATGGAAAAGCTTGAAAAATCTCTCGGTGGTATAAAAAATATGGCTGGTTTGCCAGATGCAATGTTTGTTGTTGATGCAGATCATGAACATATAGCTATAAAAGAAGCTAATAACCTTGGTATTCCAGTATTTGCCGTTGTAGATACAAACTCTAATCCTGACGGTGTAGATTTTGTAATTCCTGGGAATGATGATGCTATTAGGGCTGTACAATTATATACTAGCTCTGTAGCTAAAACTGTAAACGATGCTAAAAATGAAGATATTGTTGTTCAAGCAGAACAAGATGGTTTCGTTGAAGCAGAGTAA
- the glnD gene encoding [protein-PII] uridylyltransferase has translation MDKKLSLQELKSKLIGFNDTQKKQFLQNPDSAEKLIHERASYIDHLVCLIWDNCFSKDLKQLLSLVAVGGYGRNELHPFSDIDILILLSKEKIDDEIESKISTFVNFLWDLKLEIGHSVRTAEQTIKIAKVELSVATNLLESRLIVGDNKLYTKLMDIIRGDFVWNSKNFFLAKKEEQDKRRIQYKGTGYNLEPDLKSSPGTLRDIHTIDWIVNKHFRTNDKEKIVRKGFFIESEYRELEQCKKFLWKLRFALHISLKRKDNRLTFESQTIVSKELGYSGENNEAVEKMMKELYRVIRVVLELNGLLMQLFEQTILKSNKKNTILRVLDDNYQVVNNLIDVKKPALFQSKPESILELFIKITQDTSIVGVSAKTIRLLRSSQTKITKDLIDIPSARKKFMTLLKAPNFLKRTYHMLNDFNILSNYFPQWRFIVGQMQFDLFHVYTVDEHSIKLLSKLKNFEENSKEHPLCSRVFNNTSKKYIIILACLFHDIGKGRKGDHSEIGANEVYNFALKHDLSISDAETLHWLVKNHLLMSLTAQKRDIYDPEEIISFSKKVKSLERLEYLLCLTVADICATNPSLWNGWKRSLISELYKQTKSILIDKVNSYPDIRLKIRTNKLDALKIMGFKEPPLEIKKLWRKFGAEYFLRHNSNQIAFHTKEVLMSSSLPNIAIKENKEIGGTEIFVYCDNENFLFSKLVHVLDRKKLNIVSADIFSAKNKYIIDYFLILDVNHKPLQSNRYNELRRSLTKAIEDKHLIKNNTHNYKNSVFNVKPKVNFPKTISKSHSILEITAMDKLGLLTEISEIFSQENIILKSAKIATIGEKAQDTFVITNLNDSCLTETQKERLKLTILQRMI, from the coding sequence ATGGATAAAAAATTATCTCTGCAAGAATTAAAGAGTAAATTAATCGGGTTTAACGATACACAAAAAAAACAATTTTTACAAAATCCAGACTCTGCAGAAAAATTAATTCATGAAAGAGCTTCATATATCGATCATTTAGTCTGCTTAATATGGGATAATTGCTTTTCAAAAGATCTTAAACAGTTGTTGTCTCTTGTCGCTGTGGGAGGGTATGGAAGAAATGAACTCCACCCTTTCTCTGACATTGATATATTGATACTTCTAAGTAAAGAAAAAATAGATGATGAGATAGAGTCAAAAATTAGCACATTTGTCAATTTTTTATGGGATTTAAAGCTTGAAATAGGGCATAGTGTCAGAACTGCAGAGCAAACTATTAAAATAGCTAAAGTCGAATTATCAGTCGCAACGAACCTATTAGAGTCCAGATTAATTGTTGGCGATAATAAATTATATACAAAATTAATGGATATTATTCGTGGTGATTTTGTGTGGAATTCAAAAAATTTTTTTTTAGCCAAAAAGGAAGAACAAGATAAACGTCGGATACAATATAAGGGTACTGGTTATAATCTTGAACCTGATTTAAAGTCTAGCCCCGGAACTCTAAGAGACATACACACAATTGACTGGATAGTTAATAAGCACTTCAGAACAAACGACAAAGAGAAAATTGTTAGAAAAGGTTTTTTCATAGAATCTGAATATCGTGAATTAGAACAATGTAAGAAGTTTTTATGGAAATTACGTTTTGCTCTTCATATAAGTTTAAAAAGAAAAGACAATCGATTAACCTTTGAAAGTCAAACAATAGTTTCAAAAGAACTAGGTTACAGTGGAGAAAATAACGAAGCTGTGGAAAAAATGATGAAAGAGCTATACAGAGTTATTAGGGTTGTATTGGAATTAAACGGCCTTCTCATGCAACTTTTTGAGCAAACAATCTTAAAATCAAACAAAAAAAACACAATTTTAAGAGTTCTTGATGATAATTACCAAGTTGTTAACAACTTAATAGATGTAAAAAAACCCGCTCTCTTTCAATCTAAACCAGAATCAATATTAGAACTATTTATCAAAATTACTCAAGATACGTCAATAGTTGGAGTTTCAGCTAAAACCATCAGGTTGCTAAGATCATCTCAAACTAAAATTACAAAAGATTTGATAGATATTCCCAGTGCCAGAAAAAAATTTATGACATTATTAAAGGCGCCAAATTTTTTGAAAAGAACCTATCATATGCTTAATGATTTTAATATACTCTCAAACTATTTTCCTCAATGGCGATTTATTGTAGGCCAAATGCAGTTCGATTTATTTCATGTATATACAGTTGACGAGCATAGCATAAAATTATTAAGTAAGTTAAAAAACTTTGAAGAAAATAGTAAAGAGCACCCGCTCTGCTCAAGAGTATTTAATAACACTTCCAAAAAATATATTATTATACTTGCTTGTTTATTTCATGATATTGGTAAAGGTAGAAAAGGTGACCATTCGGAAATTGGAGCAAATGAAGTTTACAATTTTGCATTAAAACATGATTTATCAATATCTGATGCAGAAACTTTGCATTGGTTAGTTAAAAACCATTTACTAATGTCTCTTACGGCACAAAAGAGAGATATTTATGATCCCGAAGAAATTATCTCTTTTTCAAAAAAAGTCAAAAGTTTAGAAAGACTTGAATACCTTCTTTGTTTGACTGTTGCAGACATATGTGCAACTAATCCATCTCTTTGGAATGGATGGAAACGCTCTTTGATATCTGAGCTTTATAAACAAACCAAATCAATTTTAATCGATAAAGTAAATTCATACCCTGACATAAGATTAAAAATTAGAACTAATAAATTAGATGCTCTCAAAATTATGGGATTTAAAGAACCCCCCTTAGAAATAAAAAAGCTTTGGAGAAAATTTGGAGCTGAATACTTTCTTAGGCATAATAGTAATCAGATTGCATTTCACACAAAAGAAGTTTTAATGTCATCATCTCTGCCAAATATAGCTATAAAAGAAAACAAAGAAATTGGAGGTACTGAGATTTTTGTTTATTGTGACAATGAGAACTTTTTATTTTCAAAGTTAGTCCATGTTTTAGATCGAAAAAAACTGAATATTGTTTCTGCAGATATATTCTCAGCAAAGAATAAATATATAATAGACTATTTTCTGATATTGGATGTCAATCATAAGCCTCTTCAATCTAACAGATATAATGAGTTGCGTCGCTCCTTAACAAAAGCAATTGAAGACAAACATCTAATTAAGAATAATACCCATAACTATAAAAATAGTGTTTTTAACGTTAAGCCCAAAGTTAATTTTCCTAAAACCATTTCGAAATCCCATTCAATACTCGAGATAACTGCAATGGATAAACTTGGTTTACTTACAGAAATATCAGAAATATTTTCTCAAGAAAATATAATATTGAAAAGTGCAAAAATTGCAACAATTGGAGAAAAAGCTCAAGATACGTTTGTTATTACA